The DNA region CGGGATGAGCAAACCCAATCTGCTCTACTATTTCCCGCGCAAGGAGGAGATCCATCGCCGCTTGATGGCCACCCTGCTCGACACCTGGCTCGCGCCGCTACGGGAGATGAAGGCGGACGGCGATCCGTTCCCCGAGATCCGCTCCTATATCCGGCGCAAGCTGGAAATGGCACGGGACTTTCCGCGCGAAAGCCGGCTCTTCGCCAATGAGATGCTGCAGGGCGCCCCCAGAATCATCGAGATGATTGAGGTGGACCTCAGAAACCTTGTCGATGAGAAAGCGGCGGTTCTCTTGAGTTGGATGGATCAAGGGCGGATCGCCCGCACGGACCCCTATCACTTGATCTTTTCAATTTGGGCGACGACGCAGCATTACGCTGATTTCGATGTGCAGGTACGGGCCGTTCTGGGGCCGGCGCGTGGTGGCGAGGGCCGTTTCGAGGATGCCGCCCGCTATTTGGAGCAGTTGTTCCTGCATGGTCTGACGCCGAAGGTGAAGTCGGCGCCGCACTAGTGCGGCGCCGAGCCGTCAAGCCAGTTCGATGTAGATGTTGAGATCGGCCGCAAGACGATCGCCCTGGCGAACCTTGCTCACCTCACCGACAAGCGCGAGCGCGCCACTGTCGAGCAATGGAGCGACAAGCTTGCCCGCATTGCCCGGCAGGTAGCCGAGGTGCTGGTCACCGGCCAGAACGGCCACTGCAGTTGCCGGCTCGAAGCGGCGGGAAGGATCCCGTTGCAGCGTCAGCGGGGTCCCCGGTGTCAAACGCCGGACCGCGTCCGCCTGAACGGATGTCAGGTAGCTTCGAGCGAGTGGATGGAGCTTTGCTGAGGACCCGCCAGGCACCGCCGCCGCTAAAGCGGGCGCCGTTGCGAGTAGGCCCGCACCGCCAGCGAGAAAGGCGCGACGAAACATGGTGCCCTCCTAGAGCTGCTCGGCTTGGGCGCCCGTACCCGGACGAGCGCGGCCAAGAGCCGGCTCTTCGCCAAGGGGCTCCATATTGCGCGTTTCGAATGTGCCGTTGCCGTCGATCGACTCGCCTTCTGACCACCGGCCCTGCACCGGCTCGCTGCCATCCTGCTTGAACCCGAGATAGGCGTAGCTGAATTCCTGCTTTTCTTCGGTCTGCGGGTGGCTGTTGGGGATCGGGAAGACGTCCTGGGCACCACCGAGCTCTTCGAGCGCGGCCAGCCACTGGTTCTGGTGCATGGTGTCGCGTGCAATGAGGAACTGCAGCATGTCCTTCATGCCGGGATCATTGGTCATGTTGTAAAGACGCACAGCGAGAACCCGGCCCGTAGACTCGGCGGTAACGTTGGCGGTCATGTCGGCGGCAATGTTGCCACTGGCGTAGCAATGGCTCATGTCGAACGGCACGCCGTCGGAGTCGACGGGCATAGCGGCCAAGCCGGCCGACAGGATGTTCTTCATGTTCATGCCGCCGAGAACGGCACCAGCCACCGGGTCCGCTGCCACTGCTTCCTGTTCGCCGACCGGCGCACCTTCAAGATTGAGCGCTACTGCCGTCGCTAGCATTTCGATGTGGCCCAGCTCTTCTGTGGCTGTGTTCAGCAGCAGGTCGCGGAACTTGGGATTACCACGAGCTCCCATGGCCTGGAAGAAATACTGCATGGCGACGCGGATCTCGCCCTCGACGCCGCCAATCGCCTGCTGCAGGGCGCGGGCGAAAATCGGATCGGGAGTTTCGACGAAAACGGGATATTGCAGCTTACCATCGGTATAGAACATGGGAGGGAGCTCCGGTTGTTGGAGCCTTACAAACCCTACCGGAGCAGCGGAGTTGCTTGTGCCGTTAAGCTGCAATTTAGGTTACTGACAGCCTACCGTCAGGTAACCTGCCGCAATGTTGCCCCAATACATTAGCGCCGAGCCTAAAGAGCCGTAACTTTCTGCGGAACCCTCCAAGTTTCTGATCAGCTATTGGTGAAGTTCACCGCCGTGGCCAAAGGGCAACAGCTTGGAACCTGGTTCTAAAATTGGGGTACCGCAGTTCCGCAGAGCGGCCGGAGGTGGTCGGAAGTAGATTCATTTCCTCTGAATGCGGAAAGTAAGTTCCTCGTGGCACTGAGTCTCGCCGCATTAAGCTGTTGCACAACCACAACAGTTCCCCGCTTTGCGGCTGGTGTCCCAAAGTGGATCACATTCTGGCCCAAAGGAGATTTTAGACGGGCTGCACCTTAACTGAAGCGAGAACTACTCCAGTGAACAAGAAGATCCTCTCCGCTGCTGTGATTGCTGCCTCTGTGCTGTCCTTCTCTTCTGCTGCTTATGCACAATGTGGTGGTGCCTCCTGGTATGGTCCTGGGTTCAATGGCAAGGTCGCGGCCTCGGGGGAGATCTTCAACGAGAACGCCATGACTGCGGCGCACCGCTCGCTCCCGTTTGGCACGCAGGTACTGGTGACCGATCAGCGGACTGGCGAAAAGGTGCAGGTCACGATCAACGATCGGGGGCCGTTTCATGGTAGCCGGGTGATCGATTTGTCCAAGGCCGCTGCGACCAAGCTGGGCTTCCGCAATCGCGGCACCACCTCGGTTTGTCTTTCTGCGCTCTGATTTCTGAACGAGATCTGAACGCTCGAAAGGGGTCGCCAAGCGGCCCCTTTGCTCTAACCGCACCTAAGCGCTACAAGATCAGACGCATTCCGCTGCCTGGCACCAGGTAGCGATCCACACGTGGAGTGATGCAGCACCCTCACCAAGGCGTAAAGCCAGTTGACGGTCGCCGCCCTTTCCCCTATAGACCCCGCGACTTGGCGGCTCCCATGTGCCGCCGCTTTCATTTCATCCCGGACGCCTGCGACATGCCAAGAGGCGCATGCGGCCGGTTGGACGCCAA from Devosia sp. RR2S18 includes:
- a CDS encoding HIRAN domain-containing protein; this encodes MFRRAFLAGGAGLLATAPALAAAVPGGSSAKLHPLARSYLTSVQADAVRRLTPGTPLTLQRDPSRRFEPATAVAVLAGDQHLGYLPGNAGKLVAPLLDSGALALVGEVSKVRQGDRLAADLNIYIELA
- a CDS encoding TetR family transcriptional regulator C-terminal domain-containing protein translates to MTSWKNVSTPRLSRKAKMPPTKVKIAEPQISPRRQSKAAAKARPLTRIQREKQDLILEAALEVFSVHGFRGATIDMIAETAGMSKPNLLYYFPRKEEIHRRLMATLLDTWLAPLREMKADGDPFPEIRSYIRRKLEMARDFPRESRLFANEMLQGAPRIIEMIEVDLRNLVDEKAAVLLSWMDQGRIARTDPYHLIFSIWATTQHYADFDVQVRAVLGPARGGEGRFEDAARYLEQLFLHGLTPKVKSAPH
- a CDS encoding manganese catalase family protein, translating into MFYTDGKLQYPVFVETPDPIFARALQQAIGGVEGEIRVAMQYFFQAMGARGNPKFRDLLLNTATEELGHIEMLATAVALNLEGAPVGEQEAVAADPVAGAVLGGMNMKNILSAGLAAMPVDSDGVPFDMSHCYASGNIAADMTANVTAESTGRVLAVRLYNMTNDPGMKDMLQFLIARDTMHQNQWLAALEELGGAQDVFPIPNSHPQTEEKQEFSYAYLGFKQDGSEPVQGRWSEGESIDGNGTFETRNMEPLGEEPALGRARPGTGAQAEQL
- a CDS encoding septal ring lytic transglycosylase RlpA family protein, which gives rise to MNKKILSAAVIAASVLSFSSAAYAQCGGASWYGPGFNGKVAASGEIFNENAMTAAHRSLPFGTQVLVTDQRTGEKVQVTINDRGPFHGSRVIDLSKAAATKLGFRNRGTTSVCLSAL